One Nerophis ophidion isolate RoL-2023_Sa linkage group LG06, RoL_Noph_v1.0, whole genome shotgun sequence genomic region harbors:
- the LOC133554010 gene encoding mucin-2-like, translating into FSSTSSSPPITPSSTSSSPPTTQSSTSSSPLITPSSASSSPPTTPYSTSFSPPIQPFTTYSSPPTTRSPTSSSSPTTRSPTSSHPTTRSSTSSSPPTTRSSTSSPPLTTQSSTSSSSSHPTSRSSTSSSPPTTRSPTSSSPPTTRSSTSSSSPTTRSPTSSSPQTTRSSTSSSSSPLITPSSTSSPPPTTQSSTSSSSCPPTTPSSTSSSSPTARSSTSSPSPPTTPSTTSQPARRTLRSPLSPLDC; encoded by the coding sequence TTttcctccacttcttcttctcctccgatCACACCttcctccacttcttcttctcctccgacCACACAatcctccacttcttcttctcctctgatCACACCTTCTTCCGCTTCTTCTTCTCCACCGACCACACCTTATTCCACTTCTTTTTCTCCTCCGATCCAACCTTTCACCACTTATTCTTCTCCACCGACCACACGATCCCCCACCTCTTCTTCTTCTCCGACTACACGATCCCCCACTTCTTCTCATCCGACCACACGATCctcaacttcttcttctcctccgacTACACGATCCTCaacttcttctcctcctctgaCTACACAATCCTccacttcttcatcttcttctcatCCGACCTCACGATCctcaacttcttcttctcctccaacTACACGATCCcccacttcttcttctcctccgacCACACGAtcctcaacttcttcttcttctccgacTACACGATCCcccacttcttcttctcctcagACTACACGATCCTccacttcttcatcttcttctcctCTGATAACACCTTCCTccacttcttctcctcctccgACTACACAATCCTCCACTTCTTCATCTTCTTGTCCTCCGACCACACCttcttccacttcttcttcttctccgacTGCACGATCCTccacttcttctccttctcctccgaCCACACCTTCCACCACTTCTCAGCCCGCAAGACGGACGCTTCGTTCACCTCTGTCGCCATTGGACTGTTAA